TGAAACAGGGAACAACTACATAGTAGCTACAGGGCATTACAGGAACGGTATCCTTCATGGTCCCATAACTTCAAAGATAGTCCTTGAGTACCTTCAAGGAAAGAAAAGTCCCTTTTTAGACATCTTTTCCTCTGAGAGGTTCAAACATGAGAGAGGTTGAAGAGCTTTTGGAGATTATGGAAAGACTAAGGAAGGAATGCCCATGGGATAGAAGTCAAACGCATGAAAGCCTTAAAAAATATGCCTTGGAAGAGGTCTACGAGCTTTTGGAGGCCATAGACGAGAAGGATGACGGAAAACTTAAAGAGGAGCTTGGAGATGTGCTTCTACAGGTGGTGTTTCACTCTCAGATAGCTAAGGAGAGGGGAGCCTTTACCTTTGAGGATGTAGTAAAAAACCTAATAGAAAAGCTCATACAAAGGCATCCACACGTGTTTTCAGATGCCAACCCTGAGGAGGTACTCAAAAACTGGGAAGCCAACAAGAAGAGAGAGAGCATATTTGATGGAATACCAAAGAGCCTTCCAGCTCTGGCCAGGAGTCAAAAGATACAGGATAGAGCAAGCTCCGTAGGCTTTGACTTTAGCCATATAGACCAGGTGTTTGAAAAACTTCAGGAGGAGATAGAGGAACTAAAGCAGGCCATACGTGAAGGTAAAGGTCAGAAGGACATAGAACACGAGGTGGGTGATATACTCACTGCTGTGGTAGAGCTAGCAAGGTTCTTGAAGGTGGACGCAGAAACTGCCCTCCAGAAGGCAAACGACAGGTTCATAAGAAGATTCTCCTACATAGAGCAAAAGGCCAAGCAGATGGGAAAGGACCTCAAAGACATGACCCTAGAGGAGATGGACAGACTCTGGATGGAAGCCAAGATGTACGACTGACCTTTCTGTTCTCTCTTGGAAGTACTTGCTGCCAACATGCCCGAGAGACTCAGCACCT
The DNA window shown above is from Thermocrinis minervae and carries:
- the mazG gene encoding nucleoside triphosphate pyrophosphohydrolase produces the protein MREVEELLEIMERLRKECPWDRSQTHESLKKYALEEVYELLEAIDEKDDGKLKEELGDVLLQVVFHSQIAKERGAFTFEDVVKNLIEKLIQRHPHVFSDANPEEVLKNWEANKKRESIFDGIPKSLPALARSQKIQDRASSVGFDFSHIDQVFEKLQEEIEELKQAIREGKGQKDIEHEVGDILTAVVELARFLKVDAETALQKANDRFIRRFSYIEQKAKQMGKDLKDMTLEEMDRLWMEAKMYD